A genomic window from Anthocerotibacter panamensis C109 includes:
- a CDS encoding alkaline phosphatase family protein produces the protein MDKTVVLNIVGLTPGLLGAHTPLLSRWAAQGRVVPVQPILPAVTCSVQASFLTGVTPAQHGIVGNGWYFREEGEVKFWRQSNRLVQAPKVWEIARAHDPTFTCANLFWWYNLYSSVDIAVTPRPMYPADGRKLPDLYTHPAELRTTLQTALGTFPLFQFWGPGASIRSSAWIAEASRIVEEQFHPTLTLVYLPHLDYPLQRFGPEDPRICPELRAIDQIAGDLIAFYESRGTRVLVLSEYGITPVIRPVHLNRVLREAKYLQVREELGRELLDAGASAAFAVADHQLAHIYVQDQAHVAQVRERVAGVPGVAEVLDGHGQARHHLHHPRAGDLVAVAAPDSWFTYYYWLDDRRAPDFARTVDIHRKPGYDPVELFLDPTLPLPQLQIAWTLLKKKLGLHSLLEVISLDSGLVRGSHGRLPEDPKAGPLVISRQTQLLTTPTLQATEIHRLILAHLGHQNLLP, from the coding sequence ATGGACAAGACGGTGGTGTTGAATATCGTCGGGTTGACTCCCGGTCTGCTCGGAGCGCATACCCCGCTACTCAGTCGGTGGGCGGCTCAAGGGCGGGTAGTCCCGGTCCAACCCATCCTTCCGGCGGTGACCTGCTCTGTGCAGGCGAGCTTCCTCACGGGCGTGACCCCGGCGCAGCACGGCATTGTCGGGAATGGCTGGTACTTTCGAGAGGAGGGCGAAGTCAAGTTTTGGCGACAGTCTAACCGCCTTGTCCAAGCCCCCAAAGTTTGGGAGATAGCCCGAGCGCACGACCCTACTTTTACCTGTGCCAACCTCTTCTGGTGGTACAACCTATATTCCAGCGTGGATATCGCCGTCACCCCCCGACCGATGTACCCCGCCGACGGGCGCAAACTCCCGGACCTCTACACGCACCCTGCCGAATTGCGCACCACCCTCCAGACAGCACTGGGAACGTTTCCGCTGTTTCAGTTTTGGGGACCGGGCGCTTCGATCCGCTCTAGTGCCTGGATTGCCGAGGCGTCCAGAATCGTTGAAGAGCAATTTCATCCGACCTTGACCCTGGTTTATCTGCCGCATTTAGACTATCCCCTCCAGAGATTTGGCCCCGAAGATCCCCGTATCTGCCCAGAACTCCGGGCTATCGACCAAATTGCAGGGGATTTGATCGCCTTCTACGAAAGCCGGGGCACCCGCGTCCTCGTCCTCTCCGAATACGGGATTACGCCGGTGATCCGTCCGGTCCATCTCAATCGAGTCCTAAGGGAAGCCAAATACCTCCAAGTGCGCGAAGAGTTGGGCCGGGAGCTGTTGGATGCCGGAGCTAGTGCCGCTTTTGCCGTGGCGGATCACCAATTGGCACATATCTACGTGCAGGACCAAGCGCACGTAGCACAGGTGCGCGAACGGGTCGCTGGGGTGCCGGGGGTCGCCGAAGTCCTCGACGGGCACGGGCAAGCCCGCCACCATCTCCACCATCCCCGTGCTGGGGACCTCGTAGCCGTAGCCGCGCCCGATAGCTGGTTCACCTACTACTATTGGTTGGATGACCGCCGTGCCCCGGACTTCGCTCGCACCGTCGATATCCACCGCAAACCGGGCTATGACCCAGTGGAATTATTTCTGGACCCTACTTTGCCGCTCCCGCAACTCCAAATCGCCTGGACACTCCTCAAAAAAAAACTGGGATTGCACTCCTTGCTGGAGGTCATCTCCTTGGATAGTGGGCTGGTCCGGGGCTCTCACGGGCGCTTACCGGAGGACCCCAAGGCCGGACCGCTCGTGATCTCCCGCCAAACGCAACTGTTGACTACCCCTACGCTTCAGGCGACCGAAATACACCGCCTCATCCTGGCGCATTTGGGTCATCAAAATCTTCTCCCGTAG
- the eboE gene encoding metabolite traffic protein EboE, with product MMLTEDGFHLTYCTNIHPGESWAEVRANLERYIPQIRERLALGRSFGLGLRLSGRAVREIFAGDSLQPFARWLDRENLYVFTLNGFPYGGFHRQSVKEQVYAPDWTTQARLNYSLGLAQILAYLLPQGLDGGISTVPLSYRPWYHNQPEYALREACLNLALAVERLVDLRRRTGKWLHLDLEPEPDGVLENTAGLVTFFRDWLLPVAGSVLVKHRGVSSTQAETWLREHIQVCYDVCHWAVVYEDPEQVFAQLHKEGIRIGKVQLSSALKIAVPDLPLARRQLLTRLMPFAESPYLHQVVERLPDGTTRHYPDLKGALPQLLTTPAEEWRTHFHVPVFMADYQGLGATQADLTTVLTLLQKTPCTRYLELETYTWEVLPTPLKTDLVTSIVREYAWVLDTLYAGRI from the coding sequence ATGATGCTGACGGAAGATGGTTTTCACCTGACTTACTGTACGAATATCCATCCCGGCGAAAGTTGGGCTGAGGTGCGCGCCAACCTAGAGCGCTATATTCCTCAGATCCGCGAACGGTTGGCTCTGGGGCGCTCCTTCGGGTTGGGGCTGCGGCTCTCGGGTCGGGCTGTGCGGGAAATATTCGCCGGGGATAGCCTCCAGCCTTTTGCCCGCTGGCTGGACCGGGAGAACCTGTATGTCTTCACGCTCAATGGGTTTCCCTATGGAGGATTTCACCGGCAGTCCGTCAAAGAGCAGGTCTATGCCCCCGACTGGACGACGCAGGCACGGTTGAACTATTCACTGGGTCTGGCGCAAATCTTGGCCTACCTGTTGCCCCAAGGGCTGGACGGGGGGATCTCGACGGTGCCCCTCTCCTATCGGCCCTGGTACCACAACCAACCGGAATATGCATTGCGCGAAGCGTGCCTCAATCTGGCGCTAGCGGTAGAGCGGTTGGTGGATCTCAGGCGGCGCACGGGCAAGTGGCTACACCTGGACCTAGAGCCAGAACCGGACGGGGTCTTGGAAAACACGGCGGGATTGGTCACCTTTTTTCGTGACTGGCTGCTACCGGTTGCCGGGAGCGTCTTGGTCAAACACCGGGGTGTCTCTAGCACGCAGGCAGAGACGTGGCTGCGCGAACATATTCAAGTCTGCTATGACGTCTGCCACTGGGCGGTGGTCTATGAAGATCCAGAGCAGGTCTTCGCCCAACTACACAAAGAAGGCATCCGCATAGGCAAAGTCCAACTCAGTTCGGCGCTCAAAATAGCAGTGCCCGACCTCCCCCTGGCGCGTAGACAACTGCTCACGCGCCTCATGCCTTTCGCCGAATCCCCCTACCTCCATCAAGTCGTAGAACGACTCCCCGACGGCACCACACGCCACTACCCGGACCTGAAAGGAGCGCTACCGCAATTGCTCACCACCCCGGCAGAGGAATGGCGGACCCATTTCCACGTCCCGGTCTTTATGGCGGACTATCAGGGCCTCGGCGCTACCCAAGCGGACCTGACTACTGTACTCACCTTGCTACAAAAGACTCCTTGCACCCGCTATTTAGAACTGGAGACCTATACCTGGGAAGTCCTGCCCACCCCCCTGAAAACAGACTTGGTGACCTCGATAGTGCGGGAGTACGCCTGGGTCCTGGACACGTTGTACGCCGGGAGGATTTAG
- a CDS encoding 3-dehydroquinate synthase has protein sequence MQPIHQRVPVTLSYTVHFTTGLFAGANPLLAQVIAQDKAGEPKKILAVLDRGVWDCHPGLPVALAAYACHYPGVLALAEPPLVVPGGEQAKNDPGLVTLIHEAIDRARLCRHSFVLGIGGGAVLDLVGYAAATAHRGVRLIRVPTTVLAQNDSGIGVKNGINGLGKKNFLGTFAPPYAVINDRNFLTTLEDRDWHSGIAEAVKVALIRDREFFDFIAQHTVALRQRDPDTMAQLIYRCAQLHLQHIATGGDPFEQGSSRPLDFGHWAAHRLEHLTQYRLRHGEAVAVGMALDATYSYLAGWLAYSDWERVLGVLEGVGLACYRPECLPHALFPGLEEFREHLGGRLTLTLLAGLGQGVEVHAVDWLRYQEAIALLSRRSAPSALVVRG, from the coding sequence ATGCAGCCTATCCATCAACGCGTCCCGGTCACCTTGAGTTATACCGTTCACTTCACCACGGGGCTTTTTGCGGGGGCGAATCCCCTGTTGGCGCAGGTCATCGCGCAGGATAAAGCGGGGGAGCCCAAAAAAATCCTGGCTGTCTTGGACCGGGGGGTATGGGACTGTCATCCAGGGCTGCCGGTCGCGCTCGCGGCCTATGCTTGCCATTATCCGGGAGTCCTGGCTCTAGCCGAGCCGCCTTTGGTGGTGCCGGGGGGGGAGCAAGCCAAGAATGACCCAGGGCTCGTCACCCTGATTCATGAAGCCATTGACCGAGCTAGACTGTGTCGCCACTCGTTTGTCCTGGGTATTGGCGGCGGTGCGGTGCTGGATCTGGTGGGCTATGCGGCGGCTACTGCCCATCGGGGGGTCCGCCTGATTCGGGTACCCACAACGGTCCTGGCCCAAAACGACTCCGGGATCGGGGTCAAAAATGGGATCAATGGCTTGGGCAAAAAGAACTTTCTAGGAACGTTCGCGCCGCCCTACGCCGTGATCAATGACCGCAACTTCCTCACGACGCTGGAGGACCGCGACTGGCACTCGGGCATCGCCGAGGCGGTAAAAGTGGCCCTGATCCGGGACCGGGAATTTTTTGACTTCATCGCCCAGCACACCGTAGCACTGCGTCAGCGCGACCCGGACACGATGGCACAGCTCATCTATCGCTGTGCGCAACTGCACCTCCAGCACATTGCCACCGGCGGCGACCCCTTCGAGCAGGGTTCCTCGCGTCCGCTGGATTTCGGTCATTGGGCTGCACACCGACTAGAGCACCTGACCCAATACCGCCTGCGCCACGGGGAGGCCGTAGCCGTAGGGATGGCCTTGGATGCGACCTATTCCTACTTGGCGGGTTGGCTCGCGTATTCGGATTGGGAGCGCGTACTTGGGGTCTTGGAGGGGGTGGGGCTGGCCTGTTATCGGCCTGAGTGCCTCCCCCATGCGTTGTTTCCGGGCTTGGAGGAATTTCGGGAGCATCTGGGGGGCCGGTTGACGCTGACCTTGTTGGCAGGACTCGGGCAGGGCGTCGAGGTCCATGCGGTGGACTGGTTGCGCTACCAAGAGGCCATCGCCCTGCTGTCGCGTCGCAGTGCGCCCTCGGCGCTGGTCGTGAGGGGATGA
- the eboC gene encoding UbiA-like protein EboC (EboC, a homolog the polyprenyltransferase UbiA, belongs to system of proteins involved in the trafficking of precursor metabolites to an extracytoplasmic compartment so that the biosynthesis of certain natural products, such as scytonemin, can be completed.) codes for MKEAGLRFSAYLQLLRPANTVTALADILAGFAVAGGSGGLGWLLLATVGLYGGGMVWNDVCDAGLDAQERPERPIPSGRASRMGAALLGAGLLALGVGAAGLASGLSAQLALVLALLALGYDRFGKHHPLLGPLNMGACRGLNLLLGVSAVPVQVGRWWFLAWVPLAYIAAITAISHGEVHGGKQQTGVLALGLLGLVLLAVLALTSQQGQLLPTLPMLGLLAGLVLPPFIQAAKQPEPFYIRRAVRAGVLALIVLDAALAACFAGLVYALGVLLLLPISRGLARRFAVT; via the coding sequence ATGAAAGAAGCCGGTCTGCGCTTCTCGGCCTACCTGCAATTACTCCGGCCCGCCAATACGGTCACAGCGCTGGCGGATATCCTGGCGGGGTTTGCGGTGGCGGGAGGGTCGGGAGGACTGGGCTGGCTGTTGCTCGCCACGGTTGGTCTCTATGGGGGCGGGATGGTCTGGAATGATGTCTGTGACGCCGGACTTGATGCCCAAGAGCGCCCGGAGCGGCCTATCCCGAGCGGCAGGGCTTCGCGGATGGGCGCAGCGCTCTTGGGGGCGGGGCTCCTCGCCTTGGGGGTGGGGGCGGCGGGGCTGGCTTCGGGGTTGAGTGCGCAGCTAGCCCTGGTCTTGGCGCTACTCGCGCTGGGCTACGACCGGTTTGGGAAACATCATCCGCTCTTGGGTCCGCTCAACATGGGAGCCTGCCGGGGGCTGAACCTACTGCTGGGGGTGAGTGCTGTGCCTGTGCAGGTCGGTAGATGGTGGTTCCTGGCTTGGGTACCGCTAGCTTATATCGCTGCTATCACCGCTATCAGCCATGGAGAAGTCCATGGCGGGAAGCAGCAGACGGGCGTGCTGGCGCTTGGGTTGTTGGGTCTGGTGCTCTTGGCAGTGCTGGCCCTCACAAGCCAACAAGGACAACTCCTCCCGACGCTCCCGATGCTGGGACTCTTGGCGGGGCTGGTGCTACCGCCTTTTATCCAAGCTGCCAAACAGCCTGAACCGTTCTATATCCGCCGTGCCGTCCGGGCTGGAGTCCTGGCCTTAATTGTGCTGGATGCTGCTCTTGCGGCCTGTTTTGCCGGTCTTGTCTATGCGCTGGGCGTCCTGTTGCTCCTGCCTATCTCCCGTGGATTGGCCCGCCGTTTTGCTGTCACCTGA
- a CDS encoding alpha-keto acid decarboxylase family protein has translation MTVAVEVSTQIADYLIQQLYELGVRHVFGVPGDYVLGFFKAVEQSRLQIINTCDEQGAGFAADAYARVRGLGVVAITYGVGGLKIANPTAGAFAEKSPVIVISGAPSMSERGSPLLHHMVRDFDTQRKVFEQLTVAVAALNNPETALAEIDRVLAMALRYRRPVYLELPRDLVNAPGPTYHRPQREEETSDPGALQEALHEAVEWINRAQQPVILAGEELHRFGLQAELWQLIESTNIPVAATILGKSVFPETHPRYMGVYEGAMGIEATRAYVEASDCLILLGALLTDINLGIFTAHLDPNTSIYASSEKLAIRHHVFEGVRLPDFVRGLIQADITRQRPGVTPRPVSPSPFVPQAGQRVTVQRLFQRLNAFLTDETIVIADPGDALFGGTDLFICGQTRFLAPAYYASMGFAVPAALGAQMADPTLRPLVLVGDGAFQMTGMELSTIARYGLNPIVVVLNNRGYGTERPITDGCFNDVLLWNFHRVPEVLGRGRGFEIWTEDELDEALRRAYGHTHEFCILNVHLEVGDYSQALQRMTKSLAERMT, from the coding sequence ATGACCGTAGCTGTGGAAGTTTCAACTCAGATTGCGGATTATCTAATCCAACAGCTCTACGAATTAGGGGTACGCCACGTTTTTGGGGTGCCGGGAGACTATGTGCTGGGCTTTTTTAAGGCGGTTGAGCAGAGTCGGCTTCAGATCATCAACACCTGCGACGAACAGGGCGCTGGATTTGCCGCTGATGCCTATGCTCGCGTCCGGGGGTTAGGAGTAGTCGCTATCACCTATGGAGTCGGGGGCCTCAAAATCGCTAACCCGACTGCCGGAGCTTTTGCCGAGAAGTCGCCGGTGATCGTCATCAGCGGAGCCCCAAGCATGAGCGAACGGGGTAGCCCCCTCTTGCACCACATGGTCCGCGACTTCGATACCCAACGCAAAGTCTTTGAACAGCTCACCGTAGCCGTGGCCGCCCTCAACAACCCCGAGACCGCCCTAGCTGAGATTGACCGGGTCTTAGCCATGGCCTTGCGCTACCGCCGCCCGGTCTACCTGGAGCTACCACGCGATCTGGTAAACGCGCCCGGTCCCACCTATCATCGCCCCCAACGCGAAGAAGAGACGAGCGACCCCGGAGCGCTCCAAGAGGCTCTGCACGAGGCCGTGGAATGGATCAACCGGGCACAGCAGCCTGTGATCCTGGCGGGAGAAGAACTCCATCGCTTTGGGTTACAGGCGGAATTGTGGCAGTTGATCGAAAGTACCAATATTCCTGTCGCTGCCACGATCCTCGGCAAATCTGTCTTCCCGGAGACCCACCCACGCTATATGGGTGTCTATGAAGGAGCGATGGGGATCGAGGCGACCCGCGCCTATGTCGAAGCGAGCGACTGCCTGATCTTATTGGGGGCGCTGCTGACTGACATCAATCTGGGTATCTTCACCGCCCACTTGGACCCCAACACGTCTATCTACGCCTCTAGCGAGAAGCTGGCGATTCGCCACCATGTCTTTGAGGGCGTGCGGCTACCGGACTTTGTCCGGGGGCTCATCCAAGCCGATATCACCCGGCAGCGCCCCGGAGTGACCCCCCGCCCGGTGTCCCCTAGTCCTTTTGTGCCGCAAGCGGGGCAGCGCGTCACCGTGCAACGGCTGTTTCAGCGGCTCAACGCCTTCTTGACCGACGAGACTATCGTGATCGCGGATCCAGGAGACGCCCTTTTTGGGGGGACCGATCTTTTTATCTGCGGGCAGACCCGCTTTCTGGCCCCTGCCTACTACGCCTCTATGGGCTTTGCAGTCCCTGCGGCTTTGGGGGCACAGATGGCTGACCCGACGCTGCGACCCCTGGTATTAGTGGGCGACGGAGCCTTTCAGATGACCGGAATGGAACTCTCGACCATCGCTCGCTATGGACTCAATCCGATAGTCGTCGTCCTCAACAATCGGGGCTATGGCACCGAACGCCCCATAACAGACGGGTGCTTCAACGATGTCCTGCTCTGGAACTTCCACCGCGTCCCTGAGGTGTTAGGCCGGGGCCGGGGGTTTGAAATCTGGACGGAGGACGAACTCGACGAAGCCCTACGCCGCGCCTACGGGCATACCCACGAGTTCTGTATCCTCAATGTCCATCTCGAAGTGGGGGACTATTCGCAAGCCCTACAGCGGATGACCAAGAGTCTGGCAGAGCGGATGACGTAG
- a CDS encoding tellurite resistance TerB family protein, giving the protein MQTSLIAFRLLVAAAWSDGQLHPAEAALLTGFLQRLDLPEEQKLKQIDYLRLQPAVDTSKLWVDQFQKVHPNEQEREAVIWAVKRMLAADGQVTEQEARVLAHLKQALQEDHPPSLLQRLKDWLRDLTGQQSTQP; this is encoded by the coding sequence GTGCAGACGTCTCTTATCGCTTTTCGTTTGTTGGTTGCTGCGGCGTGGTCCGACGGTCAATTACACCCCGCCGAGGCAGCGCTGTTGACAGGATTCCTCCAGCGTCTAGACCTCCCTGAAGAGCAAAAACTCAAGCAGATCGATTACCTGCGCCTGCAACCGGCAGTAGACACGAGCAAACTTTGGGTCGATCAGTTTCAAAAAGTACATCCCAACGAACAGGAGCGCGAAGCGGTAATCTGGGCGGTCAAACGGATGTTGGCAGCGGACGGACAGGTCACCGAGCAAGAGGCGCGTGTGCTAGCGCACCTCAAACAAGCGCTCCAAGAGGACCATCCCCCCTCTTTGCTGCAACGGCTCAAGGACTGGCTACGCGACCTCACCGGTCAGCAAAGCACGCAGCCATAA
- a CDS encoding ferric reductase-like transmembrane domain-containing protein: protein MQRTVWSGQVKWFWPLFSILLAALWVGLIVADGFTREDHLLGQHLHEAQGQLALLGLLLLLISRPLAPWVPQLLQERRWLGLLTFGFALTHGVGAYNHSLGGRWDGLLFLDPWLQATVVLGGVSLVLLVPLALTSFDYAVRALGRLWNKLHRLILPAAILAVVHTLGSGIDYFNTPQTEPTRILASVGLLLGVGLVVWFRPNKNTL, encoded by the coding sequence ATGCAACGCACCGTGTGGTCCGGTCAGGTGAAGTGGTTCTGGCCTCTGTTTTCAATTCTGTTGGCTGCTCTTTGGGTCGGTCTTATTGTAGCGGACGGCTTCACCCGCGAAGACCATCTGCTCGGGCAGCATCTCCATGAAGCACAGGGCCAACTGGCTTTATTGGGGCTACTGCTACTCTTGATCAGCCGTCCGCTTGCTCCTTGGGTTCCCCAACTCCTCCAAGAACGCCGTTGGCTGGGTTTGTTGACCTTTGGTTTTGCCCTGACCCATGGCGTGGGTGCCTATAACCACAGTCTGGGCGGGCGCTGGGATGGTTTGCTGTTTTTGGACCCTTGGCTACAGGCGACTGTGGTCTTAGGAGGGGTAAGCTTGGTTTTGCTGGTGCCCTTGGCCCTGACGAGCTTTGACTATGCGGTAAGAGCCCTGGGTCGTTTGTGGAACAAGCTCCACCGCCTGATCCTCCCGGCGGCTATCCTGGCGGTGGTCCACACCCTAGGGAGCGGCATCGATTACTTCAACACCCCACAGACAGAACCCACGCGAATTTTGGCTAGTGTGGGGCTATTGCTCGGGGTCGGGCTCGTGGTCTGGTTTCGTCCGAATAAGAATACTCTTTAG
- a CDS encoding mechanosensitive ion channel family protein, with protein sequence MTTLDLEQWLQQNLSALWAPTLRITMIVLAGYLSTWLVDSLLRKWRAYVDDGDPSHVSDIEKRVETLSVILSSTQRVVVWGIVLVITLDSLGIPIAPLVASAGLVGVALGLGAQSVVKDLLVGFFILWENQYGVGDLVKVDTLAGVVERLDLRTTTLRDITGNVHIVPNGTIARVTVMSKEWSRALVDVRITYFDDLDQTLQLLQKVGQAMRQEEAFSRVILDDLQVLGVEDLSETGVVIRVLFKTQPGRQFEVMRELRRRIKLAFDQAGIYIPFPQRLLPLQPPAHSPEKDVS encoded by the coding sequence ATGACAACCCTGGACCTTGAGCAGTGGCTACAGCAGAATCTGAGCGCGTTATGGGCTCCAACGCTGCGTATCACGATGATCGTTCTGGCGGGCTATTTAAGCACTTGGCTGGTGGATTCCCTGCTCAGAAAATGGCGGGCTTACGTGGACGACGGCGATCCCAGCCATGTGTCGGATATCGAGAAGCGGGTGGAGACCCTGTCGGTGATCCTGAGTAGTACGCAGCGCGTGGTGGTCTGGGGTATCGTGCTGGTGATTACCCTTGACAGTCTGGGAATTCCCATCGCCCCGCTCGTCGCTAGTGCTGGCCTTGTCGGGGTGGCTCTCGGCCTCGGGGCGCAGAGTGTGGTCAAGGACCTTCTGGTCGGTTTTTTTATTCTTTGGGAGAATCAGTACGGTGTCGGAGACCTCGTCAAAGTCGATACCCTGGCGGGGGTCGTCGAACGGCTGGACTTGCGGACCACCACGCTACGCGATATCACAGGCAATGTCCACATCGTCCCCAACGGCACGATTGCCCGCGTCACGGTGATGAGCAAGGAATGGTCCCGCGCCCTGGTGGATGTACGCATCACCTACTTCGATGACCTGGACCAGACGCTCCAGCTTCTCCAGAAAGTTGGGCAGGCAATGCGCCAGGAGGAAGCCTTTAGTCGCGTAATCCTAGACGACCTGCAAGTACTCGGGGTCGAGGACTTGTCAGAAACCGGGGTGGTGATCCGGGTCCTCTTTAAGACCCAACCCGGCAGACAGTTCGAGGTCATGCGCGAACTGCGTCGCCGCATCAAACTGGCCTTTGATCAAGCAGGTATCTATATCCCCTTTCCTCAGCGCCTGCTGCCCCTCCAACCGCCTGCTCACAGCCCGGAAAAAGATGTCTCCTAA
- the murJ gene encoding murein biosynthesis integral membrane protein MurJ, producing the protein MSPKPAAQRSVLGVGSVVGLATLFSKMIGLLRDLVMASVFGIGVDAFIIANKLPGFLLILLGGVNGPFHSAVVSVVARQERRETAELMESVNTVVGLLLGVVSLGLWWGAPFFVGLVAQGAPLDIQVQAIGQLRVMAPVALFAGLIGLGFGVLTARDHYLLPTISPIFSSGAAVLAIVLFAPVYGPQVLAWGVLGGAVLQWLIQLIVQWRLGLGTLRPRWRPRDPQVQKVLGIAAPASGSSLLLNVNVYTDLFFATQLAVGVATALEYANRLIQTPLGILSNVLLIPALPLYSRLAAEEDRPELRLRVRQGVLIILVWVLPVSALAIALAEPLVSVIFERGNFTARDTLLVAQVFAGGALGMTFYLTRDLLIRVFYALGDARFPLKVSTLGIATNLLLDWLLSRLFGAPGLTLASTGVSAIACAVLVGGLRRRMAGLGWAGLGRTFTLVALGSLLTGGGAWGTYSFLGTLWPAVGLLAVGLKLTVAGLLGIVIQGVWLWIWRIPEVNELTLLRRVGRGKR; encoded by the coding sequence ATGTCTCCTAAGCCTGCTGCGCAACGTTCTGTACTCGGTGTGGGAAGTGTGGTCGGACTTGCCACCCTCTTCAGTAAAATGATTGGCCTGCTGCGCGATCTGGTGATGGCTTCGGTCTTCGGGATCGGTGTGGACGCTTTCATCATCGCCAACAAACTGCCGGGATTTTTGCTGATCCTGCTGGGCGGCGTGAATGGCCCCTTTCACAGTGCCGTGGTCAGCGTCGTGGCGCGTCAGGAGCGCCGCGAGACCGCCGAACTCATGGAGTCGGTCAACACGGTGGTCGGGCTTTTATTAGGAGTGGTTTCCCTGGGTCTGTGGTGGGGTGCGCCTTTTTTCGTGGGGCTGGTGGCGCAGGGGGCTCCGCTGGATATTCAGGTACAGGCTATTGGACAGTTGCGGGTGATGGCCCCTGTCGCCCTCTTTGCTGGGTTGATTGGCCTCGGTTTTGGGGTGCTCACCGCCCGCGACCACTATCTCTTGCCGACTATCAGCCCGATTTTCTCCAGTGGTGCAGCGGTCCTGGCGATAGTCTTGTTTGCTCCGGTCTATGGCCCGCAGGTCCTCGCTTGGGGCGTCCTGGGTGGGGCCGTGCTCCAATGGTTGATCCAGCTTATAGTCCAATGGCGGCTGGGTTTGGGGACTTTGCGCCCACGCTGGCGACCCCGTGATCCCCAGGTGCAGAAAGTGTTGGGCATTGCCGCTCCGGCCAGTGGCAGCTCACTACTCTTGAATGTCAATGTCTATACGGATCTCTTTTTCGCCACGCAATTGGCAGTCGGGGTGGCTACAGCCCTGGAATACGCCAACCGCCTGATCCAGACCCCCCTAGGCATCCTCTCCAACGTTTTGCTCATACCCGCCTTGCCCCTCTACAGCCGTCTAGCGGCAGAGGAGGACCGCCCCGAACTCAGGCTCAGGGTCCGCCAGGGTGTGCTGATTATCCTGGTCTGGGTCCTGCCTGTCTCGGCACTTGCCATAGCTCTGGCGGAGCCTCTGGTCAGTGTGATCTTCGAGCGGGGCAATTTTACTGCCCGCGATACCTTGCTTGTGGCCCAGGTCTTTGCTGGGGGCGCTTTGGGGATGACTTTTTATCTCACCCGCGACCTACTTATCCGAGTCTTCTACGCGCTGGGAGATGCCCGATTTCCGCTGAAGGTCAGTACCCTGGGAATCGCTACCAATCTGCTCTTGGACTGGCTCTTGAGCCGCCTTTTTGGGGCACCGGGGCTGACTCTTGCCTCTACGGGGGTGAGCGCCATTGCCTGTGCTGTCCTAGTCGGCGGCCTGCGTCGCCGCATGGCTGGGCTGGGCTGGGCTGGGCTGGGGCGGACGTTTACCCTGGTGGCACTAGGTTCGCTCCTTACCGGCGGGGGAGCCTGGGGTACTTATAGCTTCCTAGGCACGCTCTGGCCGGCGGTCGGTCTCCTGGCGGTCGGCCTCAAGCTCACGGTGGCGGGGCTTTTGGGCATCGTCATTCAGGGGGTCTGGCTGTGGATCTGGCGCATCCCGGAGGTGAATGAACTCACGCTCCTGCGCCGGGTGGGGCGGGGCAAGCGGTAA